The Solidesulfovibrio fructosivorans JJ] genome includes the window GTGCCGGGCTCGGGCAGCCGGCCGGTCAGCATCCGGAAAAACGTCACCCCCACGGCATAGAGATCGGACCTGACATCCGCCGCGTCCGGATCGTCCTCCTGCTCCGGCGCGGCGTAATAGGGCGAACCGACCTTCATGTTGTCCGGGCCGCGAAACGTCTCGCCACGCACTTTGGATAGGCCCAGGTCCGTGATCTTGACCACGTCGTCATCGGTGACGAGCAGGTTGAAGGGCTTCACGTCGCGGTGGACGATGCCGGCGAAATGAAGCCTGGCCAGTCCCGCAAGAAGCTGCCTGGCGTAGCCCACGGCCCGAAGGACCGGAAGCCTCCGGCTCGGGTCCTCCACCCGGTAGGTCTCGCCCATGATCGCGCCGAGCGACTCGCCGTAATACTCCATGGCGAAATAGGGCCACTCCCCGGCCTGGCCGTAATCGAACACGCCGACCACGTTCTTGTGGCGGATCGAGCCCAGGCGCGCGGCCTCGTCGCGGAAGGTCGTCAGCACCCGCTCGCGGCCCCACAAAGCCAGGGTCATCTCGTTGGGGCGCAGGAGCTTTACGGCCACGATACGGTCCACGACCGGCACCCGGGCCCGAAACACCGCGCCCATGCCGCCACGGCCAAGCACGCCGAGAATGGGATATTTGTCGATGCTGCGCATGATAAAAAGAATGCCTCCGGCGGCCCGGGGGAAACTTTTTGAAAAAAGTTTCCCCCGGGACCCCTTTCAAAAACTTTCAACGGGGGTCAGGGGATGCCCGGTCCTTCCAATGATCGGGATGCCGACGCAGGTGCATGACCGCAACGACGAGAATACAGTCTGTGCGCTTTTGATAGATGAGGCCATAGGGGAAGCGGGCGACGCGGCAGCGACGGGTTCTTGCGGACAACATCTGCCATGCGTCAGGGTTGGCCAGAATACGGGCCAACGTCTCTTTTACGGCCGCGGCGAATTCAAACCCCAGCCCCGGGCATTCGTCATTGTAATAGGCAACGGCCGCTTCAAGCTCCCGGGCGGCCGGATCGAGAAAAAGCGCCCTCATGCCGCGCTAACGGGAAAGGTCCTCAAAGACATCCCGCGCGCTTCGGGCGCGCACCTGACCGGCCTCGTAGGCGTCGATCCTGGATTCGGCCTCGCGCGCCCAGGCCGCATCGATGGCCTGGGCGCCGGCGGCGTCGAAACTCGCCAGCGCGGCATCGATCAACTCCGCCCGCGACACGGGATCGAGCTCAAGCACCTGCTGTAGAAGTTGCGTTTGCGCCTTCATGGAGCCTCCTGCCTCCCCACCTAACCGTCCGATCACCACTTGGCAACCGGAGACCCAGGGGAAACTTTTTGAAAAAAGTTTTCCCCGACCCCCCTTTCAAAAACTTCTAATGGACCGCGCCCCGCGTCACCGCAGCCGGTCGGCGTAGCGGCGGGGCAAGCCCCGGGCGATAATCTTTTGCGCCACAGCCTCGATATCGTAGGGCACGGCCCGGATCGTCAACACGTCCTTCGCATCGTCGTAGAGGCCGTACTTGGCCCGGTTGTCGCCGTCGCGCGGCTGTCCCACCGCGCCGACATTGACGATATGGCGCTGGGAAGCCGCCAGCGGATTGTCGCCAAGGGACAGTTCGTAGCGCTCAACCTCCCGTCCGGTCAGGCTCGCCGCCTCCAGCATATGCGTATGGCCGACGAAGGAAACGCGTTCGGGCGTGCGGGCGAAGACCCGGCGCAAGGTCGTGTCGCCGGCCTCGAACAGGTAGGTCGTGGTGTCGTTCGGGGGCAGGCCGTGGACGAAACGGCAGCCGTAGAGGAC containing:
- a CDS encoding type II toxin-antitoxin system RelE/ParE family toxin, producing the protein MRALFLDPAARELEAAVAYYNDECPGLGFEFAAAVKETLARILANPDAWQMLSARTRRCRVARFPYGLIYQKRTDCILVVAVMHLRRHPDHWKDRASPDPR
- a CDS encoding addiction module protein, which translates into the protein MKAQTQLLQQVLELDPVSRAELIDAALASFDAAGAQAIDAAWAREAESRIDAYEAGQVRARSARDVFEDLSR
- a CDS encoding metallophosphoesterase family protein is translated as MLLAVVSDIHANLEAFEAVLADIDRHAPDAIVSLGDNIGYGPDPVAVLRLLARRGIPSVRGNHEWAVADPSRERLFNPQSLEALVRTRELLPPELIARIAALPTSLVLYGCRFVHGLPPNDTTTYLFEAGDTTLRRVFARTPERVSFVGHTHMLEAASLTGREVERYELSLGDNPLAASQRHIVNVGAVGQPRDGDNRAKYGLYDDAKDVLTIRAVPYDIEAVAQKIIARGLPRRYADRLR